Genomic window (Streptomyces sp. NBC_00078):
GCTGGGGCCGGGGCCCCGTCGACGAGCAGAGCAGTCGCAAGGAACGAGCCGCAGAGCACGAACAGTGTCGGGAGGATCCAAGCACGCGTCATGAAGACCAAGGCTATCGAGGGGCGGACCACCTGCATCAGGGAGGAGGCGGCCTGGAACGCGTAACCCGACCTGGCCCGGTGGCTGGACGTGTACCACCCGGACATCCGGCTCACCTGAGCCATGCTCCGGCCTACGGAACCCGCGGCAGCGGCCGCTTCCTGCGTCCTGCTTGCGGGGCAACCGGATCCCTCCGGGCAATGGAGCGGTCTGGGCGATGGGCGGTCTGGTCATCCGTGACGACCAGACCGCCATCACGGTCCCTAGGCGACGACGCCGCTGTCCTCGATGACGATCTTCTTGGCCGGGGAGCCCGAGCGGCTGCCGAGGGCCTCGATGGCCTTGACGACGTCCTCGCCCTCGACGACCTCGCCGAAGACGACGTGCTTGCCGTCCAGCCACGGCGTCACCACGGTGGTGACGAAGAACTGCGAGCCATTGGTGCCCGGACCCGCGTTGGCCATGCTCAGCAGGAACGGCCGGTCGTGCTTCAGCTTGAAGTTCTCGTCGGCGAAGGTCTCACCGTAGATGCTCTTGCCGCCGGTGCCGTTGCCGTTGGTGAAGTCACCGCCCTGCAGCATGAACTCCGGGATCACCCGGTGGAAGGGCGAACCCTTGTAACCGAAGCCGTGCTGACCGGTCGCCAGCTCACGGAAGTTGCGGGCGGTCGTGGGCACGACGTCGTCGTACAGCTTGAAGACGATGCGACCGAGGTCCTCGCCATTGGCCGAAACCTTGAAAAACACGTTCTCACTCATGGCCACGATTCTGCACAACAGGCGCGGTCAGGTCGAACCGGGGCGGGCCAGGAGGTGTGACCGCCGGTCACGGTCGAGCTGCCCGAACGCCCGGCCCGCCGTGTCAGCCCTGCATGCGCAGCGCCTGCATCTGCTCCCCGAGCGGGCCAAGACCGACATCGCGGCGGCGCTCGTCGACGCTCTGCGGACGGCGGATGGGGTACGGGTGCAGCGTCGCCGGATTGATCCGCGTGCCGTAGTACTGCGGCTGGCCGAGGTCGACGGCGCACTGGTCGGCTATGTAGGCGAGGTGGATGGCCGGCGTGCGTCCGTCCGCGGTGTCCTGGGCGATCAGATCGCGGCACCTGAGCCGGAAGCCGAGATCGGAGGCGTGCAGCAGGATCATCAGGGCCGCGGTCGACGCGGGCGAGCCGACCAGGTCGGCGTTGGGCCAGCCGTAGCGGCGGACGATCGTCGCGAGGGCCTCGGCGTTGTCCTGGTGGCACTGGGCGATACGGCGCGTGCGCTCCGGCGTGGGTTCCGCCCCGCTCTGGCGCATCA
Coding sequences:
- a CDS encoding peptidylprolyl isomerase; translation: MSENVFFKVSANGEDLGRIVFKLYDDVVPTTARNFRELATGQHGFGYKGSPFHRVIPEFMLQGGDFTNGNGTGGKSIYGETFADENFKLKHDRPFLLSMANAGPGTNGSQFFVTTVVTPWLDGKHVVFGEVVEGEDVVKAIEALGSRSGSPAKKIVIEDSGVVA
- a CDS encoding DUF6624 domain-containing protein, with amino-acid sequence MKGTAGRLDSDGNGHSGLSGSMSTATTAVPACPATASALAAELLRRADRDRELMRQSGAEPTPERTRRIAQCHQDNAEALATIVRRYGWPNADLVGSPASTAALMILLHASDLGFRLRCRDLIAQDTADGRTPAIHLAYIADQCAVDLGQPQYYGTRINPATLHPYPIRRPQSVDERRRDVGLGPLGEQMQALRMQG